In one Candidatus Planktophila versatilis genomic region, the following are encoded:
- the mfd gene encoding transcription-repair coupling factor has product MRGLIQLLQRDDEVTSALADSEKIIAPSPTYPFLLAIRAASKPLLVITSSSKAAEDLADELKSLHPDVFEFPAWETLPHERLSPRSDTVAKRLATLYALKTPTGNPIVVAPIRAVIHRFIADLAHTPMWTLEIGQEIALTELATHLTALSFTRTDLVEKRGEFAVRGGIVDIFLPLAAHPVRIDFFGDEIEELSYFDVSDQRTTSPVVGKLSILPCRELLLTDAIRERAEALKEQYPSAIEILEKITEGMIVDGMESLIPLLTDDFETILDRLPASTEVFFLDQERIKTRTADLIETNAEFLAASWSSAAIGGNAPLPVEKVTFLDWSGLEQEMSRLSIPVRSLNSFGSDLDSSAVFLDFSPIDPMRGNVESLCELLRTALEAHESVIFSTPGHGMAERYAGIFRDADLPVQMTAELSAQPTKGAIHITQSVMAYGFASSHAGVLFVTERDLSGSKTNTKDGARMPSKRKQAIDPLELRTGDFVVHEQHGIGRYIELVQRTVADVTREYLVIEYASAKRGQPGDRIFVPTDTLEQISKYVGGETPTVHRIGSGEWLKAKGRARKAVRQIAGELIRLYAARTSAPGYAFSPDTPWQRELEDAFSYIETPDQLSTIEDVKRDMERPYPMDRIICGDVGYGKTEIAIRAAFKAVQDGKQVAVLVPTTLLVQQHTKTFAERYAGFPIKVAGLSRFNTAKESKEILADLAQGSVDVVVGTHRILSNDVQFKDLGLVIVDEEQRFGVEQKESLKKMRTTVDVLAMSATPIPRTLEMAVTGIREMSTITTPPEERHPILTYVGPAEDAQIKAAIHRELLRDGQVFYIHNRVESIDRAASKLQELVPEARIRIAHGQMSEGQLEDVILAFWNRDFDILVCTTIVESGLDIANANTLIVERSENFGLSQLHQLRGRVGRGRERAYAYFLYPPDQPLSEIALDRLKTIATNTDLGSGMRVALKDLEIRGAGNLLGGEQSGHIADVGFDLYMRMVGEAVNGYKTGFIETEEKNHECKVELPVNAHLSESYVPGERLRLDLYRRLADVRNDAEVKSIQEELVDRFGEPPHEALSLLRVAQLRAFAKSLGVREVVAAGKYLRISPLNLPESKQLRLNRLFPGSLYKSASNTVMIAIPRAAAWTPTAQGSAVIGDTSLLEWAAKSLDDVTKESTS; this is encoded by the coding sequence ATGCGCGGGTTAATACAACTTCTGCAGCGCGATGATGAAGTGACCTCGGCTCTTGCAGATAGCGAAAAAATTATTGCTCCTTCTCCAACCTACCCATTTCTCTTGGCAATCAGAGCAGCAAGCAAGCCGCTACTGGTCATCACCAGCTCTAGCAAGGCCGCCGAAGATCTTGCTGATGAATTGAAATCTTTACACCCAGATGTATTTGAGTTTCCAGCTTGGGAGACTTTGCCGCACGAACGGCTGAGCCCTCGTAGTGACACTGTCGCCAAACGACTAGCAACGCTCTATGCGCTAAAGACTCCGACAGGTAATCCCATTGTGGTCGCACCTATTCGAGCAGTCATTCACAGATTCATTGCAGACCTTGCTCACACTCCGATGTGGACTCTTGAAATCGGGCAAGAGATAGCACTGACTGAGTTAGCAACGCACCTGACTGCACTGTCATTTACCCGTACCGATCTTGTGGAAAAACGAGGCGAGTTTGCGGTGCGAGGCGGGATCGTCGATATCTTTTTGCCACTTGCCGCACATCCTGTGCGCATTGACTTCTTCGGTGATGAAATTGAAGAGTTGTCATATTTCGATGTTTCAGATCAGAGAACCACATCGCCAGTAGTGGGCAAACTTTCAATCTTGCCGTGTCGTGAACTCTTACTCACTGATGCGATTCGAGAACGTGCGGAAGCTTTGAAAGAGCAATACCCATCAGCAATTGAAATTCTCGAGAAAATTACCGAAGGAATGATTGTTGATGGAATGGAATCTCTGATTCCACTACTGACCGATGACTTCGAAACAATTTTGGATCGATTACCTGCAAGCACGGAAGTCTTTTTCTTAGATCAAGAACGAATAAAGACTCGAACAGCTGATCTGATTGAAACAAATGCTGAATTCTTAGCTGCCTCGTGGTCAAGTGCTGCCATAGGTGGCAACGCGCCATTACCTGTTGAGAAAGTAACTTTCTTAGATTGGTCGGGACTTGAGCAAGAAATGAGCCGGCTATCGATCCCGGTCCGCTCACTAAATTCTTTTGGTAGCGATCTTGATTCCAGCGCCGTGTTCTTAGATTTCTCTCCGATTGATCCCATGCGCGGAAATGTGGAATCTCTCTGTGAATTGCTGCGCACTGCTCTAGAAGCTCACGAGAGCGTGATTTTCTCAACTCCCGGCCACGGTATGGCAGAGCGGTATGCCGGAATCTTTCGCGATGCTGACCTACCGGTGCAGATGACTGCCGAGCTTTCAGCGCAGCCAACGAAAGGCGCAATTCACATCACGCAATCTGTCATGGCTTATGGATTCGCAAGTAGCCATGCCGGAGTTTTATTCGTGACAGAACGTGACTTATCGGGCAGTAAGACAAATACCAAAGATGGCGCGCGTATGCCTTCTAAACGCAAGCAGGCAATTGATCCGCTTGAACTACGAACCGGTGATTTTGTTGTGCACGAACAACACGGAATTGGTAGATATATCGAGCTAGTGCAACGCACCGTGGCAGATGTGACGCGCGAATATTTGGTTATTGAGTATGCCTCAGCAAAGCGTGGTCAACCAGGTGATCGAATATTTGTTCCCACAGATACGTTGGAGCAAATCAGTAAGTATGTAGGTGGGGAAACTCCCACAGTGCATCGCATCGGAAGCGGTGAATGGCTTAAGGCTAAGGGCCGTGCCCGCAAGGCGGTACGCCAGATTGCAGGGGAGTTAATTCGCTTATATGCAGCGCGCACCAGCGCTCCTGGCTATGCCTTCTCACCTGACACTCCATGGCAGCGAGAGTTAGAAGATGCTTTTTCTTATATTGAAACACCGGATCAACTTTCCACAATCGAAGATGTCAAACGAGATATGGAACGCCCATATCCAATGGATCGAATCATTTGTGGTGATGTGGGTTATGGAAAGACTGAGATTGCAATCCGAGCAGCCTTCAAGGCTGTTCAAGATGGCAAGCAAGTTGCAGTGTTGGTTCCCACAACGCTCCTTGTGCAACAACACACAAAAACCTTTGCTGAACGATATGCAGGTTTCCCCATAAAAGTCGCTGGGCTCTCGCGCTTTAACACAGCAAAAGAGAGCAAAGAAATTTTGGCTGACTTGGCGCAAGGGTCAGTAGATGTTGTAGTGGGCACACACCGCATCCTTTCAAACGATGTGCAATTTAAAGATCTTGGCCTTGTGATTGTCGATGAAGAACAACGTTTTGGAGTTGAGCAGAAAGAGTCCTTGAAGAAGATGCGCACCACTGTTGATGTGCTGGCCATGTCTGCCACCCCTATTCCGCGCACGCTAGAGATGGCTGTTACCGGAATCCGTGAGATGTCCACCATCACTACTCCGCCGGAAGAGCGCCATCCCATCCTTACTTATGTGGGACCAGCCGAAGATGCGCAGATAAAGGCCGCGATTCACCGCGAGCTCTTACGCGATGGACAAGTCTTTTACATCCATAACAGAGTTGAATCTATAGACCGAGCAGCATCAAAGTTACAAGAGTTAGTACCAGAGGCCCGAATAAGAATTGCCCATGGTCAGATGAGTGAAGGCCAACTTGAAGATGTCATTCTCGCCTTCTGGAATCGTGATTTCGATATCTTGGTCTGCACCACCATTGTTGAGAGCGGACTCGATATAGCCAATGCAAATACTTTGATTGTGGAACGCTCTGAAAACTTCGGACTCTCCCAGTTGCACCAACTACGTGGTCGAGTGGGTCGCGGGCGAGAGCGCGCATATGCCTACTTCCTCTATCCACCAGATCAGCCACTTTCAGAAATTGCACTAGACCGATTGAAAACAATTGCAACGAACACGGATTTAGGTTCTGGAATGCGAGTGGCACTGAAAGACCTAGAGATACGTGGTGCTGGCAATCTGCTCGGCGGAGAGCAGTCAGGACATATTGCAGATGTCGGTTTTGATTTATACATGCGCATGGTGGGTGAAGCGGTCAACGGATATAAGACTGGTTTTATTGAAACCGAAGAGAAGAACCACGAATGCAAAGTTGAACTGCCAGTCAATGCCCACCTATCTGAAAGCTATGTTCCAGGTGAAAGGCTAAGACTTGATCTCTACCGGCGATTAGCTGATGTGCGAAACGATGCCGAAGTTAAATCGATTCAAGAGGAACTAGTTGATCGATTCGGAGAACCACCTCACGAGGCGCTCTCCTTGCTTCGAGTTGCGCAATTACGAGCATTTGCAAAATCTCTCGGCGTGCGAGAGGTTGTGGCAGCCGGTAAGTACTTGCGCATTTCGCCACTGAATCTGCCGGAATCAAAACAACTCAGACTGAACCGACTTTTTCCGGGCTCGCTCTACAAATCGGCATCCAATACCGTGATGATTGCCATTCCGCGCGCTGCCGCATGGACACCGACGGCGCAAGGCTCGGCAGTCATAGGGGATACTTCTCTCCTGGAGTGGGCTGCAAAATCCCTCGATGATGTAACGAAAGAGAGCACCTCGTGA
- a CDS encoding SurA N-terminal domain-containing protein, translated as MKKFLTVIAVLSALALTGCAKADTAASIGDITITQAQAQSKIDELLAERAKIDTADTQFETGNALNRSQLRFTIITTVFDEIAKELKITVSATELENSRQGIYSQIGGETELSKSLVAAQIAPSNFDRYLRATIISNKLSGALAMGGVAEAEVQARISELLQKKAEQLNVTVNPRYGVWDDASGDLIPGDSAGSAVVPSNK; from the coding sequence GTGAAGAAGTTCCTTACTGTGATTGCTGTTCTGTCAGCACTTGCTCTGACCGGATGCGCAAAAGCAGATACCGCTGCATCAATTGGCGATATCACCATCACGCAGGCACAGGCGCAATCAAAGATTGATGAACTCTTAGCAGAGCGCGCAAAGATTGATACGGCAGATACCCAATTTGAAACTGGCAACGCTCTTAACCGAAGCCAACTTCGCTTCACAATTATTACAACGGTGTTTGATGAAATTGCGAAAGAGCTAAAAATCACTGTTTCAGCGACAGAACTTGAGAACTCTCGCCAAGGCATTTATAGCCAAATTGGTGGAGAGACAGAACTTTCCAAGAGTTTAGTTGCCGCGCAGATTGCGCCATCGAATTTCGACCGCTATCTACGCGCCACCATCATCTCAAATAAATTATCTGGTGCTCTTGCAATGGGTGGAGTTGCCGAAGCAGAGGTTCAGGCAAGGATCAGTGAGCTACTTCAGAAAAAAGCTGAGCAACTTAACGTCACAGTTAATCCTCGTTATGGCGTATGGGATGACGCCTCAGGTGATTTGATTCCTGGAGATTCTGCCGGATCAGCTGTAGTTCCATCAAATAAGTAA
- a CDS encoding MazG family protein produces MSQSELQRLVEVMDRLRSPGGCAWDAEQTHASLIKYLLEESYEFIDAIETDDRAGMREELGDVLLQVYFHSRIAQDHPTDPFSIEDVARAIADKLISRHPHVFENLKVSGTQEIIENWEAIKAREKGRTSAIDGIAMSQPALPLVSKIFYRAEKYGVELELAGYTTEEEANESAVGAALASVIGWAHANGIDPENALRAQARKMIAEILAKEQSGSR; encoded by the coding sequence ATGTCACAGTCAGAACTTCAACGCCTAGTTGAGGTGATGGACCGCCTTCGTTCACCAGGTGGCTGTGCTTGGGATGCGGAACAAACCCATGCATCACTTATCAAATATCTGCTGGAAGAGTCTTATGAATTCATCGATGCCATTGAGACCGATGATCGCGCCGGGATGCGGGAAGAACTTGGCGATGTATTACTTCAGGTCTATTTCCATTCTCGCATCGCCCAGGACCATCCAACCGATCCCTTCTCAATCGAAGATGTAGCAAGAGCTATTGCAGATAAATTAATCAGTCGCCACCCGCATGTCTTTGAAAACCTTAAAGTCAGCGGCACGCAAGAGATTATTGAAAACTGGGAAGCAATTAAAGCCAGAGAGAAGGGGCGCACCTCTGCCATTGATGGCATTGCGATGTCTCAGCCCGCACTGCCACTAGTTTCTAAGATTTTCTATCGCGCTGAAAAATACGGAGTTGAATTGGAGCTTGCCGGCTACACCACTGAAGAAGAGGCCAATGAAAGCGCCGTTGGCGCGGCACTTGCTTCAGTCATTGGCTGGGCACATGCCAATGGCATCGATCCTGAGAATGCCTTACGTGCGCAGGCTCGAAAGATGATTGCCGAAATTCTTGCGAAGGAGCAATCAGGCTCGCGATAG
- the eno gene encoding phosphopyruvate hydratase, whose translation MAIIEAIGAREILDSRGNPTVEVEIQLEDGTQARAAVPSGASTGAFEAAELRDGDKKRYLGKGVLKAIDFVNNEIAPEIEGYDSQDQRLIDSEMIALDGTPNKSRLGANAILGVSLAVAKASAESSHLSLFRYVGGPNAHVLPVPMMNILNGGAHADTNVDIQEFMIAPIGAETFRESLRWGAEIYHALKAVLKKRGLATSVGDEGGFAPNLDSNRAALDLILEAITAAGFKPGKEIALAMDVAATEFHENGKYKFEGSLRTSDEMIAYYAELVSAYPIVSIEDPLDEEDWAGWKSMTSSLGAKIQIVGDDLFVTNPVRLAKGIDTDTANALLVKVNQIGTLTETLDAVDLAHRANYRSMMSHRSGETEDTTIADLAVATNCGQIKTGAPSRTERVAKYNQLLRIEEELSDGAVYAGRQAFPRFKG comes from the coding sequence ATGGCAATTATCGAAGCAATCGGCGCTCGCGAAATTCTAGATTCTCGCGGAAATCCAACAGTTGAGGTTGAGATTCAACTCGAAGATGGAACTCAAGCACGAGCTGCAGTACCAAGTGGTGCATCTACCGGAGCATTTGAAGCAGCAGAGCTACGAGATGGCGATAAGAAGCGCTATCTGGGTAAAGGTGTTCTGAAGGCGATTGACTTTGTTAACAATGAAATCGCACCAGAAATCGAAGGCTATGACTCACAAGATCAGCGCCTGATTGATTCAGAGATGATCGCACTCGATGGCACTCCCAATAAGTCACGCTTGGGTGCGAATGCAATTCTTGGAGTTTCACTTGCTGTTGCAAAGGCTTCAGCTGAATCTTCACACCTCTCACTCTTTCGCTACGTGGGCGGACCAAATGCCCATGTGCTGCCAGTACCAATGATGAATATCCTCAATGGCGGAGCACACGCAGATACCAACGTTGATATTCAAGAATTTATGATTGCTCCCATTGGCGCCGAGACATTCCGCGAATCACTTCGCTGGGGTGCTGAGATTTATCACGCACTAAAAGCAGTACTTAAAAAGCGTGGACTTGCCACATCTGTTGGCGATGAAGGTGGATTTGCGCCTAACCTTGATAGCAATCGCGCCGCACTTGATCTCATCCTTGAAGCAATTACCGCAGCAGGCTTTAAGCCAGGCAAAGAGATAGCTCTCGCTATGGATGTGGCTGCAACTGAGTTCCACGAGAACGGTAAGTACAAGTTCGAAGGCTCACTTCGCACCTCTGATGAAATGATTGCTTACTACGCAGAGCTTGTGAGCGCCTACCCAATCGTTTCCATTGAAGATCCACTAGATGAAGAAGATTGGGCAGGTTGGAAGTCAATGACCTCTTCCCTTGGCGCAAAGATTCAGATTGTGGGAGATGACCTATTTGTTACCAACCCTGTGCGTCTGGCAAAGGGAATTGATACCGATACCGCTAACGCCTTGCTTGTGAAGGTAAATCAGATTGGAACTCTTACTGAAACTTTGGATGCGGTAGATCTGGCACATCGCGCTAACTATCGCAGCATGATGTCTCACCGCTCAGGTGAAACTGAAGACACCACAATTGCAGACTTAGCTGTTGCCACAAACTGCGGACAAATCAAGACTGGTGCACCTTCTCGCACAGAGCGCGTTGCTAAATACAACCAACTTCTTCGCATCGAAGAGGAACTATCTGATGGCGCGGTCTATGCCGGCCGCCAAGCATTCCCACGCTTTAAAGGCTAA
- a CDS encoding FtsB family cell division protein, translating into MTAIFFMLALFLAPPIKNYFVQRAQINALESQLKSDNSALDAARKELLLWQDPEYIKSQARERLHFVLPGERQYIVTGTDGENSDQPAQTDVVSNLPEGQPWYTRMIASITEAGKG; encoded by the coding sequence GTGACAGCAATCTTTTTTATGTTAGCCCTTTTCCTGGCTCCGCCAATTAAGAATTACTTTGTGCAGCGCGCACAAATTAATGCTCTTGAATCACAGCTGAAGAGTGATAACTCAGCACTTGATGCAGCCCGCAAAGAGTTACTGCTCTGGCAAGATCCTGAATATATAAAGTCTCAAGCCCGCGAACGACTGCACTTCGTGCTGCCAGGTGAGCGGCAATACATTGTTACCGGAACAGATGGCGAGAACTCTGACCAGCCTGCCCAGACCGATGTTGTGAGCAATCTTCCCGAAGGACAACCTTGGTATACCCGCATGATTGCCTCAATTACCGAAGCAGGTAAAGGGTGA
- a CDS encoding DUF501 domain-containing protein: MSADNRRPTDADLAVIENQLGRTPRDVHAIAYRCPCGKPAVVETPPRLSNGEPFPTFYYATCPRLTAAISTLETTGMMGEMQARLETDAVLAGEYAAAHDDYIAARSALQIDVPEVENVSAGGMPNRVKCLHSLIAHSLSAGPGVNPLGDEALAALPEWWKHLSCE, from the coding sequence GTGAGCGCTGACAATCGCAGACCAACGGATGCAGATCTGGCTGTTATTGAAAATCAATTAGGGCGCACACCTCGTGATGTCCACGCAATTGCCTATCGCTGCCCCTGCGGAAAGCCTGCTGTTGTCGAAACACCACCACGGCTTAGTAACGGTGAACCATTTCCCACTTTCTACTATGCAACCTGCCCACGTCTTACCGCAGCGATTTCAACTCTGGAAACAACTGGCATGATGGGTGAAATGCAGGCCCGACTTGAAACTGACGCTGTATTAGCAGGTGAATATGCAGCGGCGCACGATGATTACATTGCAGCTCGTTCTGCGCTGCAGATAGATGTTCCAGAGGTAGAAAATGTTTCAGCAGGTGGTATGCCCAATCGCGTCAAATGCCTGCACTCACTTATTGCTCATTCACTTTCTGCAGGACCGGGTGTAAACCCATTGGGCGATGAAGCACTTGCAGCGCTGCCCGAGTGGTGGAAGCACTTGTCATGCGAGTAG
- a CDS encoding Ppx/GppA phosphatase family protein, with protein MRVAAIDCGTNSIRLLIADIEGANFREIHREMEIVRLGQGVDKTGQFHPDAILRTLAAVNKFATEIAKRGVEKIRFCATSATRDATNRDLFIDGVKERLGIAPEVIPGEVEAALSFQGATRDFPATDGPFLVIDIGGGSTEFVFGTTDVEFAKSMNIGCVRMTERHFTGGDADPGQIAAAIEDIDEAIAQAAKIVPITESKTLIAVAGTATTVAAAALELRTYDRYAIHLSRISAEKVHATSKMFLSSKREDREALGYMHPGRVDVIGAGSLVLSRIMLATGAFEFVASESDILDGMAWSLV; from the coding sequence ATGCGAGTAGCCGCTATTGATTGCGGTACCAATTCAATTCGCTTGCTGATTGCCGATATTGAAGGTGCCAACTTTCGCGAAATACATCGCGAGATGGAGATTGTTCGCCTAGGCCAAGGCGTTGATAAGACCGGCCAATTCCACCCCGATGCAATCCTGCGCACACTAGCTGCCGTAAATAAATTCGCAACCGAAATAGCGAAGCGCGGCGTTGAAAAGATTCGCTTCTGTGCCACAAGTGCAACGCGCGATGCAACAAATAGAGACTTATTTATTGATGGTGTGAAAGAGCGACTTGGTATTGCACCTGAAGTAATTCCTGGAGAAGTAGAAGCAGCACTTTCCTTCCAAGGTGCCACGCGAGATTTCCCAGCCACAGACGGACCCTTTCTTGTCATTGATATTGGTGGGGGATCAACTGAATTTGTCTTTGGCACCACCGATGTGGAATTTGCAAAGAGTATGAATATTGGTTGTGTCCGAATGACAGAGCGCCACTTCACTGGCGGCGATGCCGATCCTGGCCAAATTGCTGCAGCAATCGAAGATATTGATGAGGCAATCGCCCAAGCTGCCAAGATTGTTCCTATAACTGAATCGAAGACTTTGATTGCAGTAGCTGGCACGGCAACTACTGTTGCAGCTGCTGCTCTAGAACTGCGCACCTATGACAGATATGCAATCCATCTCTCCCGAATCTCTGCCGAGAAGGTCCATGCAACTTCAAAGATGTTTCTTTCGAGCAAGCGAGAAGATCGCGAGGCACTTGGATATATGCACCCGGGTCGCGTTGATGTAATCGGTGCTGGTTCACTTGTCCTCTCACGCATCATGCTCGCAACCGGCGCTTTCGAATTTGTTGCATCTGAATCAGATATTCTCGATGGAATGGCTTGGTCACTTGTATAA
- a CDS encoding uracil-DNA glycosylase, whose product MEWLGHLYKSIELLDKAIIKCHQCPRLVEWREEVAVVKRKSYENETYWGKPVTGFGSTKPKMLIVGLAPGAHGANRTGRIFTGDSSGDWLYGSLHRIGIAKIATSTSRDDGQVLKETRISMAVRCAPPGNKPTTEERDTCAPYFENELQLIAPAVRSFVALGNFGWQVLIKSLKAQGHKIPPTKFGHGSTIKYSHNKIDYLIIGSYHPSQQNTFTGKLTKPMLDSVLKKAAKFAGIK is encoded by the coding sequence ATGGAATGGCTTGGTCACTTGTATAAGTCGATTGAATTACTTGATAAGGCAATTATCAAATGCCATCAATGTCCTCGGTTAGTTGAGTGGCGCGAAGAAGTTGCAGTGGTAAAGCGTAAGTCATATGAAAACGAGACATACTGGGGAAAGCCAGTAACTGGATTTGGTTCAACTAAGCCCAAGATGCTCATCGTTGGGTTGGCACCCGGTGCCCACGGTGCCAACCGCACGGGGCGAATCTTCACCGGTGACTCTTCCGGTGATTGGCTCTACGGATCATTACACCGAATCGGTATTGCAAAGATTGCAACATCTACTTCGCGTGATGATGGACAAGTGCTCAAAGAAACTCGAATCTCAATGGCTGTGCGTTGTGCTCCACCAGGGAATAAACCCACCACTGAAGAGCGCGACACATGTGCTCCCTATTTTGAAAATGAACTCCAGCTTATTGCGCCCGCAGTGAGATCTTTTGTCGCACTGGGAAACTTTGGCTGGCAGGTATTAATCAAGTCGTTAAAGGCGCAAGGACATAAAATCCCACCAACAAAGTTTGGACATGGATCCACGATTAAGTATTCACATAACAAGATTGACTACTTAATCATTGGTAGTTACCACCCAAGTCAACAGAACACTTTCACAGGCAAACTCACCAAGCCAATGCTCGATTCAGTGTTGAAGAAAGCAGCTAAGTTCGCGGGTATTAAGTAA
- the cfa gene encoding cyclopropane fatty acyl phospholipid synthase: protein MSSKDLCLSILEKSNVPINSSEPWSLQVKNEKLWDRVASQHQLGLGEAYMDGWWECQDIDEMLTRLLTVDATSFLKPSIPLVASALKSKILNMQTKSKAAKNAKHHYNIGNDLYTRMLDSEMAYSCGYWQNAKTLDEAQIAKFDLICRKLKLEKGMTLLDIGSGWGGLLRHAVRNYGVIATGISPADQQIILAREKSAGLDINFVQMDYRDLTGRFDRIVSVGMMEHVGPKNFKEFFTKCDELLVDDGIMLHHLISSTVPQSNTDPFFNRYIFPGGVIPSPGQISNAAEGLFVLEDTHNFGLDYETTLLHWHKNINSKWDEIPQYDLRFRRMWNYYLLASAAGFKARHLHLNQYVFRKGGVLAPYLPVR from the coding sequence ATGAGTAGCAAAGATCTCTGTCTTTCCATTCTGGAAAAAAGTAATGTGCCAATTAACTCCAGTGAGCCATGGAGCTTGCAGGTAAAGAATGAAAAACTATGGGATCGCGTTGCATCCCAGCATCAGCTTGGCCTGGGTGAGGCTTACATGGATGGCTGGTGGGAGTGCCAAGATATTGATGAGATGCTCACCAGGTTGTTAACTGTTGATGCAACATCCTTTCTCAAGCCTTCAATTCCTTTAGTTGCAAGTGCGTTGAAATCTAAGATTTTGAATATGCAGACTAAATCAAAAGCTGCAAAGAATGCTAAACATCATTACAACATCGGTAATGACCTATATACGCGAATGCTAGATAGTGAAATGGCCTATAGCTGCGGATATTGGCAAAATGCAAAAACGTTAGATGAGGCGCAGATAGCTAAGTTTGATTTAATCTGTCGCAAACTAAAACTTGAAAAAGGTATGACCCTGCTTGATATCGGAAGCGGTTGGGGAGGGCTCCTGCGCCATGCGGTAAGAAACTATGGCGTTATTGCAACCGGAATTTCTCCGGCAGATCAACAGATCATCTTGGCACGAGAGAAGTCAGCCGGACTAGATATAAATTTTGTGCAGATGGATTATCGAGATCTAACCGGCCGATTTGACCGTATTGTTTCGGTAGGAATGATGGAGCATGTAGGGCCCAAAAACTTTAAAGAGTTCTTTACCAAGTGCGATGAACTGCTGGTCGATGACGGAATTATGTTGCACCATCTCATATCAAGCACAGTTCCCCAGAGCAACACAGACCCATTCTTTAATCGATATATCTTCCCTGGGGGAGTAATTCCATCTCCTGGGCAGATTAGTAACGCGGCCGAAGGGCTCTTTGTCCTGGAGGACACTCACAATTTTGGACTCGATTACGAGACAACGCTGCTGCATTGGCACAAAAATATTAATTCCAAGTGGGATGAGATTCCTCAATACGATCTGCGCTTTAGACGAATGTGGAACTACTACCTGCTAGCTTCAGCGGCAGGTTTTAAAGCTCGACATCTGCATCTGAACCAATACGTGTTCCGTAAAGGTGGCGTGCTCGCCCCCTATCTTCCGGTTCGCTGA
- a CDS encoding Bax inhibitor-1/YccA family membrane protein: protein MRSSNPVLSGRGFARIKGDAVGTRDLNTIESRPSSAPMSIDDVVIKTAGLFAVLVVVGAFAWRANSPTLALIGFIGGFILAMVNSFSKKVRPPLVIAYAAAQGLALGTISRIYNDSYNGIVGQAVIATACAFGGVLLAYRSGKIRVTPKFSRIMMGSLIGYVIFGVATIFIGFPGGALGLLISVGGVALASMFIVMDLDQIEKAVAAGVPQEESWRCAFGLMVTLVWLYLEVLRLISILRSND, encoded by the coding sequence ATGCGCAGTTCTAACCCAGTCCTTAGCGGCCGCGGTTTCGCTCGTATCAAGGGTGATGCAGTCGGCACTCGCGACCTCAACACAATCGAGAGTCGTCCATCATCTGCACCAATGTCTATTGACGATGTCGTCATTAAGACCGCAGGACTCTTTGCTGTACTCGTTGTAGTCGGAGCCTTTGCTTGGCGCGCAAATAGCCCAACACTTGCCCTCATCGGATTCATCGGCGGTTTTATTCTCGCGATGGTCAATTCATTTTCGAAGAAAGTTCGCCCACCGCTAGTTATTGCATATGCCGCAGCCCAAGGTTTGGCACTCGGAACTATCAGCCGCATCTATAACGATTCATACAATGGAATCGTTGGCCAAGCTGTTATTGCAACAGCGTGTGCCTTCGGTGGAGTTCTCCTTGCCTATCGCAGTGGCAAGATTCGCGTGACACCAAAGTTCAGTCGCATCATGATGGGCTCACTCATTGGGTATGTCATCTTTGGCGTAGCAACAATCTTTATTGGTTTCCCAGGTGGAGCCCTCGGTCTACTTATCTCTGTAGGTGGAGTAGCGCTCGCATCAATGTTTATCGTGATGGATCTAGATCAGATTGAGAAGGCAGTTGCAGCTGGCGTTCCACAAGAGGAATCATGGCGCTGTGCATTTGGCCTCATGGTTACCTTGGTCTGGCTCTATCTTGAAGTACTGCGACTAATTTCAATTCTTCGCAGTAACGATTAA